One Desulfatitalea tepidiphila genomic region harbors:
- a CDS encoding dissimilatory sulfite reductase D family protein produces the protein MEYEEAKQLIVDQLTKKLKTKSKFYFNDLSKILDMKPRDAKKIVNKLVEDGVLEYWSSGSTSMYGLHGTGKQAHSEGED, from the coding sequence ATGGAATATGAAGAGGCGAAACAGTTAATCGTTGACCAACTGACCAAGAAGCTGAAGACCAAATCGAAGTTTTACTTCAACGATCTTTCCAAGATTCTCGACATGAAACCCCGGGATGCGAAGAAGATCGTCAACAAGTTGGTCGAGGACGGCGTTCTGGAGTATTGGTCCAGCGGCAGCACCTCCATGTACGGTCTGCATGGAACTGGCAAGCAAGCCCACAGCGAAGGCGAAGATTAG
- a CDS encoding O-acetylhomoserine aminocarboxypropyltransferase/cysteine synthase family protein, protein MTKTYKGFSTQAIHGGHTPDSETHSRAVPLYQTTSYTFDDTTHAADLFGLRKFGNIYTRIMNPTTDVLEQRMAALEGGVGALAVASGQAAATLTILTLAQAGDEIVASTDLYGGTVSLFTHTLPKLGIRVRYVTPGDLNGWEQAVNDRTKAFFVESIGNPKLDIIDIEKISRIGQTHGIPLVVDNTVTTPYLLRPIAYGAAIVVHSATKFIGGHGTSIGGIIVDSGRFDWAASGRFAAFLEPEPAYHGLKFHDAFGNLTFILRARVLGLRDMGAAISPFNAWLFLQGLETLALRMQRHSENGMAVAQWLEKHPCVAWVRYPGLPSSPTYDLKGKYLPKGQGALVGFGIRGGRQAAVKFIESCNLFSHLANIGDAKSLVIHPASTTHEQLSPAEQQAAGVTPDFIRLSVGIEDIDDIIADLDQALKHGVSCTLQGD, encoded by the coding sequence ATGACCAAGACATACAAGGGATTTTCCACTCAGGCCATCCATGGCGGCCACACGCCGGACAGCGAGACCCATTCGCGCGCTGTGCCGCTCTACCAGACCACCTCCTACACGTTCGACGACACCACCCACGCGGCCGACCTGTTCGGTCTGCGAAAATTCGGCAATATCTACACACGCATCATGAACCCGACAACCGACGTGCTCGAACAGCGCATGGCGGCCCTGGAGGGCGGTGTGGGCGCCCTGGCCGTGGCCTCGGGCCAGGCCGCCGCGACCCTGACCATTCTCACTTTGGCTCAAGCCGGTGATGAAATCGTGGCCTCCACCGATCTGTACGGGGGTACGGTCAGCCTCTTCACCCACACCCTGCCCAAACTCGGCATCCGGGTTCGCTATGTCACACCGGGCGATCTGAACGGCTGGGAGCAGGCGGTCAACGATCGCACCAAGGCCTTTTTCGTGGAGAGCATCGGCAATCCCAAGCTCGACATCATCGACATCGAAAAGATCTCCAGAATCGGGCAAACCCACGGCATTCCGCTGGTCGTGGACAACACGGTCACCACACCCTACCTGCTCCGCCCCATCGCGTATGGTGCCGCCATTGTGGTCCATTCGGCCACCAAATTCATCGGTGGTCACGGCACCTCCATCGGTGGAATCATCGTCGACTCGGGCCGGTTCGATTGGGCCGCTTCGGGCCGCTTCGCCGCTTTCCTGGAACCCGAGCCGGCCTACCACGGTCTCAAGTTCCACGATGCCTTCGGCAACCTGACCTTCATCCTGCGTGCCCGGGTGCTGGGGCTGCGCGACATGGGCGCCGCCATCAGCCCCTTCAATGCCTGGCTTTTCCTGCAGGGACTGGAAACCCTGGCCCTGCGCATGCAGCGGCACAGCGAAAACGGGATGGCCGTGGCCCAATGGCTGGAAAAGCACCCCTGCGTGGCCTGGGTGCGTTATCCCGGATTGCCTTCGTCTCCCACCTATGACCTGAAAGGGAAATATCTTCCCAAGGGGCAGGGAGCGCTGGTCGGCTTCGGCATCCGGGGCGGACGTCAGGCGGCCGTGAAATTCATCGAAAGCTGCAACCTCTTCAGCCACCTGGCCAATATCGGCGATGCCAAGAGCCTGGTCATCCACCCTGCCTCCACCACCCATGAACAACTGAGCCCGGCGGAACAGCAGGCCGCCGGCGTCACGCCCGACTTTATCCGCCTCAGCGTGGGCATCGAGGATATCGACGACATCATCGCAGATCTGGATCAGGCCCTGAAACATGGCGTCAGCTGTACCCTGCAGGGAGATTAA
- the dsrA gene encoding dissimilatory-type sulfite reductase subunit alpha — MAKHETPMLDQLESGPWPSFVSDLKQQAEKRAKNAEGIEFQVPQDAVEDLLGVLELSYKHGRTHWKHGGIVGVFGYGGGVIGRYCDQPQMFPGVAHFHTMRINQPGGKFYTTKFLRDLCDLWDFRGSGITNMHGSTGDIIFLGTTTPQLEEIFYELTHKLDQDLGGSGSNLRTPADCIGQARCEYACYDTQALCYDLTNEYQDELHRPAFPYKFKFKFDGCPNCCVASIARSDLSFIGTWKDDIKIDQAAVQAYIGGEIVPNAGAHSGRDWGKFDIQKEVIDLCPTGCMAMDGKTLKINNRECTRCMHCINVMPRALRIGDERGVSILAGAKAPILDGAQMGTLVVPFIECEPPYTKIKEEVIEPLWDWWMEEGKNRERLGELMKRQGLQKVIEVLGVDPDPRMVQEPRSNPYIFWKEEEVEGGWERDINEFRKHHLR, encoded by the coding sequence ATGGCAAAACACGAAACCCCGATGTTGGACCAGCTTGAATCCGGACCGTGGCCAAGCTTTGTGTCTGACTTGAAGCAGCAAGCCGAGAAACGGGCGAAAAACGCGGAAGGCATCGAGTTCCAGGTTCCCCAGGACGCCGTTGAAGACCTTCTGGGCGTGCTCGAACTCTCTTACAAGCATGGCCGGACCCACTGGAAACATGGCGGCATCGTGGGTGTTTTCGGATACGGCGGCGGCGTCATTGGCCGTTACTGCGACCAACCCCAGATGTTCCCCGGTGTCGCGCACTTTCACACCATGCGGATCAACCAGCCGGGCGGCAAGTTCTACACCACCAAATTCCTGCGCGACCTCTGCGATTTGTGGGATTTCCGTGGATCCGGTATCACCAATATGCATGGCTCCACCGGCGACATCATCTTCCTGGGCACCACCACCCCCCAACTGGAAGAAATTTTCTATGAACTGACCCACAAGCTGGATCAGGACCTGGGCGGCTCGGGCTCCAACCTGCGCACCCCGGCCGACTGCATCGGCCAGGCACGATGCGAATATGCCTGCTACGATACCCAGGCGCTTTGCTATGACCTGACCAACGAGTACCAGGACGAGCTCCATCGTCCGGCCTTCCCGTATAAATTCAAGTTCAAGTTCGATGGCTGCCCCAACTGCTGCGTGGCCTCCATCGCTCGTTCAGACCTCTCCTTCATCGGTACCTGGAAAGACGACATCAAAATCGACCAGGCAGCCGTACAGGCCTATATCGGCGGCGAAATCGTCCCCAACGCCGGCGCCCACTCCGGACGCGACTGGGGCAAGTTCGACATTCAGAAAGAAGTCATTGATCTTTGCCCCACCGGCTGCATGGCCATGGACGGCAAGACCCTGAAGATCAATAACCGTGAGTGCACCCGCTGCATGCACTGCATCAACGTCATGCCGCGCGCCCTGCGCATCGGCGACGAACGCGGCGTCTCCATCCTGGCCGGCGCCAAGGCCCCGATCCTCGACGGCGCCCAGATGGGCACCCTGGTCGTGCCCTTTATCGAGTGCGAACCTCCCTACACCAAGATCAAGGAAGAGGTCATCGAGCCGCTGTGGGATTGGTGGATGGAAGAAGGCAAGAACCGTGAACGTTTGGGCGAATTGATGAAACGCCAGGGCCTGCAAAAAGTGATCGAGGTTCTGGGCGTTGATCCTGATCCGCGCATGGTGCAAGAGCCGCGCTCCAACCCGTACATCTTCTGGAAAGAAGAAGAGGTCGAAGGCGGCTGGGAGCGCGACATCAACGAGTTCAGAAAACATCACTTGAGATAG
- the dapA gene encoding 4-hydroxy-tetrahydrodipicolinate synthase: MKPGCYTALVTPFTTDGTRVDREGLEQLAAFQIDGGITGILAVGTTGESPTLDWEEHNLVVEQVAKACKGRCLCIAGTGSNNTQEAMKATAHAVEQGVDAVLLVDPYYNGPSSIEIRREYVAPIAAAFPGVEIIPYIIPGRTGAQMLPEDLALLFKTHPNVSTVKEATADLNNMRRTRTCCGSDFTILSGDDAMTYEMVTDTAIDAAGVISVVSNIVPKAATQMVERLIGGDRAGAESLLNGLEPLFGLVTVKTREMTANGEVVCRARNPLAIKTLMRLLGMPSGPCRQPLGKMTRNGLEAVLAIARGVWRDHPELLQPIGDFFNVDISERLDNPKYQDGLYYENY, encoded by the coding sequence ATGAAACCCGGATGTTATACCGCCCTGGTGACACCGTTCACCACAGACGGGACCCGCGTTGATCGGGAGGGGTTGGAGCAGCTGGCGGCGTTTCAGATCGACGGCGGCATCACCGGTATTCTGGCCGTGGGCACCACCGGCGAGAGTCCGACCTTGGACTGGGAAGAGCATAATCTGGTGGTGGAGCAGGTGGCCAAGGCCTGCAAGGGACGCTGCCTCTGCATTGCCGGCACTGGCAGCAACAATACCCAGGAGGCCATGAAGGCAACGGCCCATGCCGTCGAACAGGGTGTCGATGCGGTCCTGCTCGTGGACCCCTATTACAACGGTCCCAGTTCCATAGAAATCCGACGGGAATATGTGGCGCCTATCGCCGCAGCTTTTCCGGGTGTGGAGATCATTCCCTACATCATTCCAGGCCGTACCGGTGCCCAGATGTTGCCCGAAGACCTGGCCCTGCTGTTCAAGACCCATCCCAATGTGAGCACGGTCAAAGAGGCCACGGCCGATTTGAACAATATGCGCCGCACGCGGACCTGTTGCGGGTCGGACTTTACCATTCTCTCCGGTGACGATGCCATGACCTACGAGATGGTGACCGATACGGCCATAGACGCTGCCGGCGTCATCTCGGTGGTCAGCAATATCGTTCCCAAGGCGGCTACCCAGATGGTGGAACGGCTCATCGGCGGTGACCGGGCCGGCGCCGAATCCCTTCTCAATGGGTTGGAGCCGCTTTTCGGTTTGGTGACCGTGAAGACCCGGGAGATGACCGCAAATGGAGAGGTGGTTTGCCGCGCCCGAAATCCCCTGGCCATCAAGACCCTGATGCGTTTGTTGGGCATGCCTTCAGGACCCTGCCGACAACCCCTTGGCAAGATGACGCGCAACGGCCTGGAAGCCGTCCTTGCGATCGCCCGCGGCGTGTGGCGCGACCATCCGGAACTGCTTCAACCGATTGGTGATTTCTTCAACGTGGACATCTCCGAACGGCTGGACAATCCAAAGTATCAGGATGGGTTGTATTACGAAAATTATTAG
- a CDS encoding tetratricopeptide repeat protein, with product MPQARNIDEYIAIQKQALAANPECGTTHYNLGVALLGKHQDDEAERAFLEAIDCSPSLAEAYVQLGGLCLKRGDLDGCLDWNQRAVKARPGFSEGYGNIGYVHLQRGEVDKAIESFKRSTAFNFRFVQGYTSMATAYLMKGEVDLAIEACQSALKAEPNFPVAHNNLAVAYLEKGDLEKARLHARRAVELGFEVAPQILKDIEA from the coding sequence ATGCCCCAGGCAAGAAACATAGACGAATATATTGCAATTCAGAAACAGGCGTTGGCTGCCAACCCCGAATGTGGAACGACCCATTACAACCTCGGCGTGGCCCTGCTGGGCAAACATCAGGATGACGAAGCCGAGCGTGCTTTTTTAGAAGCCATTGACTGCAGTCCAAGTTTAGCCGAAGCTTACGTCCAACTGGGTGGATTGTGTCTGAAGCGCGGCGACCTGGATGGTTGCCTGGATTGGAACCAGCGGGCCGTCAAAGCCCGACCGGGGTTTTCGGAAGGCTACGGCAACATCGGTTATGTGCACCTGCAAAGAGGCGAGGTGGACAAGGCCATCGAATCATTCAAACGCTCCACCGCCTTCAACTTCCGTTTTGTGCAGGGGTACACCTCCATGGCGACGGCCTATCTCATGAAAGGCGAGGTGGACCTGGCCATCGAGGCCTGCCAGAGCGCCCTCAAGGCCGAACCCAACTTTCCCGTGGCCCACAACAACCTGGCCGTCGCCTACCTTGAAAAAGGAGATCTGGAAAAGGCCAGGCTGCATGCCCGGCGCGCAGTGGAATTGGGATTTGAGGTCGCCCCCCAAATCCTCAAGGATATCGAGGCATAG
- the dsrB gene encoding dissimilatory-type sulfite reductase subunit beta, whose product MAFISSGYNPEKPMEDRITDIGPRKYDEFYPPVIAKNKGKWLYHEYLQPGVLVHVAESGDEVYTVRCGGARLMSTSHIREICEIADKHCGGHVRWTTRNNIEFMVDNKSKVQPLLDDLAGRKFKGGSFKFPVGGTGAGVSNIVHTQGWIHCHTPATDASGPVKAVMDEVFADFQQHRMPAHVRVSLACCLNMCGAVHCSDIAILGYHRKPPMLDHEYLDKMCEIPLAIAACPTAAIKPAKVEINGQKLNSVAVNNERCMFCGNCYTMCPSMPLADTEGDGIVIMAGGKVSNRISAPKFSKVVVAFIPNEAPRWPKTAETIKQMIEAYAKDARKYERLGEWAERIGWERFFEKCELDFTHHLIDDFRDPAYYTWRQTTQFKF is encoded by the coding sequence ATGGCATTTATTTCTTCAGGATACAATCCGGAAAAACCGATGGAAGACCGGATCACCGATATCGGCCCGCGCAAATACGACGAGTTCTATCCGCCGGTCATCGCCAAGAACAAAGGCAAATGGCTCTATCACGAATACCTGCAGCCGGGCGTGCTGGTTCATGTGGCCGAATCCGGAGACGAAGTCTACACGGTCCGCTGCGGCGGCGCCCGCCTCATGAGCACCTCACACATCCGTGAAATCTGCGAAATCGCCGACAAGCACTGCGGCGGCCACGTGCGTTGGACCACCCGCAACAACATCGAGTTCATGGTCGACAACAAATCCAAGGTACAGCCCCTGCTCGACGACCTGGCCGGCCGCAAGTTCAAGGGCGGTTCGTTCAAGTTTCCCGTGGGCGGCACCGGCGCCGGCGTCTCCAACATCGTGCACACCCAGGGCTGGATCCATTGTCACACTCCGGCCACCGATGCTTCAGGGCCGGTCAAGGCGGTTATGGACGAAGTGTTCGCCGATTTCCAGCAGCATCGCATGCCGGCCCACGTGCGCGTCTCCCTGGCCTGCTGCCTGAACATGTGCGGCGCCGTGCACTGCTCGGACATCGCCATCCTCGGCTACCATCGCAAACCGCCGATGCTGGACCATGAGTACCTGGACAAGATGTGCGAAATTCCGCTGGCCATCGCGGCTTGCCCCACCGCCGCCATCAAACCGGCCAAGGTCGAAATCAACGGCCAGAAACTGAATTCGGTGGCCGTGAACAACGAGCGCTGCATGTTCTGTGGCAACTGCTACACCATGTGCCCCTCCATGCCCCTCGCCGACACCGAAGGTGACGGCATCGTCATCATGGCCGGCGGCAAGGTCTCCAACCGCATCAGCGCGCCCAAGTTCTCCAAGGTCGTCGTGGCCTTCATCCCCAACGAAGCGCCGCGCTGGCCGAAAACCGCAGAGACCATCAAGCAGATGATCGAAGCCTATGCAAAAGATGCACGCAAATACGAACGGCTGGGTGAATGGGCCGAGCGCATTGGCTGGGAGCGGTTCTTCGAAAAATGCGAACTTGACTTCACGCATCATCTGATCGATGATTTCCGTGATCCGGCCTACTATACCTGGCGCCAGACCACGCAGTTCAAGTTCTAA
- a CDS encoding cobyrinate a,c-diamide synthase, giving the protein MIPVPSQRPQAGCPGFVVAALRGGSGKTIFSVGIIAALRNRGVLVAPFKKGPDYIDAGWLALAAGRPCYNLDTFLIDSPTIVDSFQRHTQSTGAAVIEGNRGLYDCISTDGLTSTAELAKLLGLPVILCIDATKTTRTMAAVVAGCIQFDPAVQIKGVVLNHVAGARHENILRTSIEEHCGIPVVGAVPKLRKQSFPERHMGLVPTYEHQWAQDAVATIAELAEQYIDLARLSDIAGVPLHGRFDSMGTGTRSARTMTPKTTYAEPALPRPRIGIIRDSAFQFYYPENLDALVQAGADLVVTSPLFEDNLPDVDALYIGGGFPETHAQRLARNVTYRDQIKSQAEQGLPIYAECGGLMYMGRELVLDDGTFPMTGVLPVSFGFSKRPQGHGYTIARVARPNPYFETGQTIKGHEFHYSTVQLLESPPESMAFEMERGKGLKNGLDGLCHNRVLATYTHIHALGTPQWAPALVDRAREFLQAKSGR; this is encoded by the coding sequence TTGATACCGGTTCCATCACAAAGGCCCCAGGCCGGCTGCCCCGGCTTTGTCGTCGCTGCCTTGCGCGGCGGTTCGGGAAAAACGATTTTCTCGGTCGGCATCATTGCGGCGCTCAGGAACCGGGGTGTATTGGTTGCACCCTTTAAAAAGGGTCCCGATTATATCGATGCCGGCTGGCTGGCTCTGGCCGCCGGCCGGCCTTGCTATAACCTGGACACCTTCCTTATCGATTCCCCCACCATTGTCGACTCTTTTCAAAGACACACGCAAAGCACCGGCGCCGCAGTGATCGAGGGCAATCGCGGCCTCTACGACTGCATCAGCACCGACGGCCTGACCTCCACCGCCGAACTGGCCAAACTGCTCGGCCTGCCGGTCATCCTCTGCATCGATGCTACAAAAACCACTCGCACCATGGCCGCCGTGGTGGCCGGTTGCATCCAATTCGACCCGGCGGTGCAGATCAAGGGCGTCGTCCTGAACCACGTCGCCGGCGCAAGACATGAAAACATCCTGCGCACCAGTATCGAGGAGCACTGCGGCATTCCTGTGGTGGGAGCGGTTCCCAAGCTTCGCAAACAGAGCTTTCCCGAACGCCACATGGGGCTGGTGCCCACCTACGAGCACCAGTGGGCCCAGGACGCCGTGGCCACCATCGCCGAACTGGCGGAACAATATATCGACCTGGCCCGGCTGTCCGACATCGCCGGGGTACCCTTACACGGCCGCTTCGATTCCATGGGCACAGGGACCCGCTCCGCAAGAACAATGACACCCAAAACAACTTATGCGGAGCCGGCCCTGCCGCGGCCGCGGATCGGCATCATCCGGGACTCGGCCTTCCAGTTCTACTACCCGGAAAACCTCGATGCCCTGGTTCAGGCGGGCGCGGACCTGGTGGTCACGAGCCCGCTGTTCGAAGACAACCTGCCCGACGTAGACGCCCTTTATATCGGCGGCGGATTTCCAGAAACCCACGCCCAGCGCCTGGCCCGCAATGTGACTTACCGTGACCAGATCAAAAGCCAGGCCGAGCAAGGCCTGCCTATTTATGCCGAGTGCGGCGGGTTGATGTACATGGGCCGGGAACTCGTCCTCGACGACGGGACCTTTCCCATGACCGGCGTGCTGCCCGTCTCTTTCGGGTTTTCCAAGCGGCCCCAGGGGCACGGTTACACCATCGCCCGGGTGGCCCGCCCAAATCCTTACTTTGAAACCGGCCAGACCATCAAAGGACACGAATTCCATTACTCCACGGTGCAGCTTCTGGAAAGCCCCCCAGAATCCATGGCTTTCGAAATGGAGCGCGGAAAGGGGCTCAAAAACGGCCTGGACGGCTTGTGCCACAATCGCGTATTGGCCACCTATACCCACATCCACGCGCTGGGCACCCCCCAATGGGCACCCGCCCTCGTGGACAGAGCGCGGGAATTCCTCCAGGCCAAATCGGGCCGCTGA